A region of the Roseiflexus sp. RS-1 genome:
TCATCGACTATACGGTGAATATCACCAACCACGATCACCCTATCACCGCCGGATTGAACGACTTTCGCATGCACTCCGAGCAGTACTACATGCACGTCGATCCGGGCAACCATGTGCTGGCGACGACAACGTTCAGCGGCGAGTACTGCCCGTGGATCGAAGGCGTGGTCATGCCGGTGGTCTGGACGAAAATGTGGGGGAAAGGTCGCGTCTCGTACTGCTCACTCGGCCACGTGGCGCGCGATTTCGACGTACCCGAAGCGCGCGAACTGGTGCGGCGCGGTATGCTCTGGGCAAGTCGGGTTGAAGGTTGAATGCGAGGAATCATCATGATCACTCCTGTCCACGTCGGCATCATCGGCTGCGGGAATATCAGCGGCATCTATCTGGAAAACAGCAAAATCTTCGACGCGATCGATGTTGTTGCGGTCGCGGATATCGATCCGGATCGGGCGCGGGATCGCGCGACACAGTACGGAATCCCGAAAGCGTGCAGCGTTGAGGAATTGCTTGCCGATCCCGACATCGATCTGGTCGTGAACCTGACCACCCCCGACGCCCATGGACCGGTGGCGCTGGCAGTGCTGAACGCCGGCAAGCACGTCTACAACGAAAAACCGCTCGCCGTCACGCGCGACGAAGCCCGTGCGCTCCTCGATCTCGCCGCACAGAAAGGCTTGCGTGTCGGGTGCGCTCCTGATACGTTCCTTGGCGGTGGATTGCAGACCTGTCGTAAGTTGATCGACGATGGCTGGATCGGGGAGCCGATCGGAGCAACCGCGTTCATGATGAGTCATGGTCCCGAAAGCTGGCACCCAAACCCGACCTTTTTCTACCAGCCTGGCGGTGGTCCGATGTTCGATATGGGTCCCTACTACCTCACCGCCCTGTGCGTGTTGCTTGGTCCGGTGCAGCGCGTGACCGGCTCGGCGCGCATTTCCTTCACCGAACGAACGATCACCAATGAGTACAACTATGGCGACAAGATTCAGGTCAACACACCCACACACGTTGCCGGTACGCTCGATTTCGCCTCTGGTGCGATCGCAACGATCATCACCAGTTTCGATGTCTGGGCGTCGCAATTGCCGCGCATCGAGATCTACGGCTCGCACGGCACACTGAGCGTGCCGGATCCGAACACCTTCGACGGACCGGTGTGGTTGCGTCGGGCAGGTGCACGTGAATGGTCATCCATCCCGCTGTCGCACGGTTTTACTCGCAACAGTCGCGGTATCGGTGTGGCTGATATGGCAACCGCGATCCGGTTGGGGCGACCACACCGCGCCTCCGGCGAACTGGCGTACCACGTGCTCGACATTATGCACGCCATTCACGATGCCTCGCGTGAAGGGCGTCATATCACCCTGCGCAGCACGATGACCCGTCCGGCGCCACTGCCGACCGGTCTTGGTGAACGGAGCGTAGACCCATAGAGGACGCCTATGATCGACGTTGTTTCAATGGGTGAACTGCTGGTGGAGTTTGTGGCGACCGTCCCAAATACGCCACTCGCCGACGTGCCGGGTTTCATCAAGGCGCCCGGCGGCGCGCCCGCCAATGTTGCCGTCGGTCTGCAACGCCTGGGGCTTCGGGCACGCTTCGTCGGCAAGGTCGGCGACGATCCATTCGGCGTTTATCTGCGCGACAGCCTGGCGCGCGAAGGGGTCGATACGCGCTTCCTGCTGGTCGACCGCACCGCGCGCACGACTGCCGTCTTTGTTGCAGTATGGGACGATGGACGCAAGGATCTCTGCTTCTACCGCAATCCTGGCGCCGATATGCTCCTCTCGCCGGATGAGATCGACGCGCGTCTATTCGACGGTGCGCGCTGCTTCCACTTCGGTTCGATCGGGTTCATCGACGAACCATGCGCCTCAGCGCAGCGTCGCGCGCTCGACATTGCCCGCGCGCGCGGGTTGATGATCACCTTCGATCCGAACTATCGCCCGACCCTCTGGCGCGACGCCAGCATTGCGCAAAACGTCATCCAGGACTCATTTCAATATTGCCATCTTGCCAAAATCAGTGAAGAGGAGTGGGAAATCGCAACCGGCACACGCGACCTCGATGCCGGCATTGCAGCAGTGCTGGCGCGCGGCGTCGAACTGCTCGTGATCACGCGGGGACCGCGTGGCGCCATTGCGACCAACGGCGACTACCGTATTGAACTCGAACCGCCGACCGTGCCGGTTGTGGAAACGACCGGCGCGGGTGACGGATTTATGGCAGCGATGATCACCCGCCTGCTGCCGGAACGTGAACGTCTTGGATCATTGACGCGCGTTGACCGCAACATCGTGCGTGAGGCGCTGACATTCGCTAATGCTGTCGGTGCGTTGACCTGCACCAGACCGGGAGCAATCCCCGCATTACCGACGCGCGTCGAAGTCGAACAGTTCATGGCGCGTCAGGGGAACCGTTGACGGTTGCCGCCAGGATCGCAGCGGCAGCAGCGTGCGACTGCGTTATGGTCTTTGAGTACATAATCCGCTCTAGCCCGCGCAGGCGGGCTTCGCCCTGCATAGCCGAGGGCTTATGGTCTTTGAGTACATAATCCGCCACAGCCCGCGCAGGCGGGCTTCGCATTCCATAGCCGAGGGCTTCAGCCCCACGGCAAGGGCGCATACCAGATTTATTTCTCAATCTCCATCAGCCCCACGGCTAGCGCGGTATAGCGGAATACATTCTCAATCTCCATTAGCCCGACGGCGCCAGGCGCATACCGGATGATAGCAGTTCTCACAGAGGTTGAACCTGGTGGACGAGGTTGAACACTCCCGGAATCGCACGCTCCACGCGGCGACCGAAATGAATTTCGGTCTACACTCCGCCAGCGGCGGGCGCCTTGTGCGACACGACGGATAGGAATAATGGTCAATGCATCTGAGAACTGCTATAAATGCTCAATCTCCATCACGCGCTGCTGCCAGCAATGCCCAGCCGCTGTGCATCGGCGCGCAGTCCTTCGATAACATGCCCGATAACCTCATCGAGCGGCATACCAAGCGCTTCCGCATTGTGAATAATCTCATCACGGCTCACGGCGCGCGCGAACGCTTTGTCCTTCATCTTCTTCCGCACCGCCGTCACATCGACCTCAAACACGCTCTTCGTTGGACGGACGAGCGCAACCGCAACCACAAAACTCGACAGTTCATCAACCGCTGCCAGCGTCTTCTCCAGCAGCGTTTCGCGCCCAACGCCGCTATAATTCGCGTGCGACAGAATAGCGCGACACACCTCCGGCGACCAGCCCTGCAGACGCAGATACGTGACGCCGACGAACGGATGCATCTGCAACGGCGGCTCGGTGACCTGCCCGGACAGGATGGCTTCAGACGCGGCAGTTGTATGCTCACCGGGCGGGGGCATCTGCGGATAGCGCTCGAAATCCATATCGTGCAGCAGCCCGATCGCCCCCCACAGATCGGGATCACCGCCGCTCAAATGCGCAAAGTGACGCATCGACGCAGCAACGGCATAACAGTGCTTCCGCAGTTGTTCCCCCTGCACCCACTCGTGCAGGATCGCTAATGCGCGATCAGTGTACGTCACGAGTCCCTCCGTTCCGACGAGTTGGCAGGCTCCAGCATATGCACCAGGTGTTCGATCATCTTACGCAATGCAGGTACATCACGTGTCGCCGCCTCCCGGACAATATCCCTGTTAATCAAAATATCGCGTAGACGCTCAACAGGACGTCTCATAGCGTCACCGCTTCGCTGAGAATCTCCTCGCGCAGACGCGCCTTGAGACCCTGTTCGGTGACGACATCGACCCGGCAACCCAGAAGCTGTTCAAGATCATACTGCAAGCCGCCCAGATCGAGGAGCGAGCGTCCCGGCTCCATCTGCACCAGAACGTCAATATCACTTTGCTCATCGGCATCGCCGCGCGCCACGGAGCCGAACACGCGCACATTCCGTGCACCGTGCTTTGCCGCAAGCGCCAGAATGTCAGCGCGCTTTTCTTTGACCAGTTCCGCCAGCGTCGTCGCCATTGTCGCTCTCCCGTCATTCTTCACCACACGTATCATTGCTCATACCAATCTTTCGTTCTCACTTCTCACTTCTCACTTCTCGGTTCCTGGTTCCTGGTTCTCGGTTCTCAGTTCTTAGTTCTCCCCTGCTCCCGCACCCGCCACGCATGGTACAGCACAATACTCCCGGCGACGGCGACGTTCAGCGACGCAATCTGCCCGCGCATCGGCAACCGGACGAGAAAATCACAGCGTTCACGTGTCAGACGCGCCAGCCCCGGACCTTCCGCGCCGAGCACCAGCGCCAGCGGCAGATCAAGATCGACCCGATCATACTCATATGCGCGTTCATCGTCCTCAACCCCCACAACCCACACACCAGCGTGCTGGATCTGCTCAATTGTTGCAGCCAGGTTCGTGACGACGGCAACCCGCAAATGTTCAACCGCACCGGACGACGTATTCACCACCGCCGGCGTCACTTCCGCTGCACGTCTGCCGGGTATCACCACCCCGTGCACGCCGACAACCTCGGCGGTACGCAGTAATGTGCCAACATTCTGCGGATCCTGAATATGATCGAGCAACAGCAGGAACGCCGGTTCGCCACGTTCCTCTGCAAGCGCCAGGCAGTCGTTGAGATCGACATACGGGTAATCGCTGCACTCCAGCGCCACACCCTGGTGATTCGCATCACGCAACCGCCGGTCGAGTTCGCGTCGATCGATGCGCTCAACCGGCACACCCACCTCCCCGGCAATTCGGACGATGTCGCCGAGCGTACCGGTTTCCTGCGCACCGGCTGAAACCAGCAGGCGTTGAAAGGTGCGTCGTCGGGCGCGCAACGCTTCGCGCACCGCATTGCGACCGTAGAGCAGATCGGGCATATCGGGAGGCTCCAACGCTACAGACCGAGCGCATTCTTAATGCGTCCGAAGAAACCTTCATCGCGCTGGCCACCGATCGGTTCCTTTTCGAGCGAGCGCGCGAGTTCCTCAAACAACCTGCGCTGATGATCGGTCAGATTTGTGGGGATGACGACGCGCACCACAACGATCTGGTCGCCACGCCCACTGCTGCGCAGGAACGGCACGCCCTTGCCGCGAATGCGGAAGACGGCGCCGCTCTGCACGCCGGGCGGAATGCGCAGATGCTCCGTGCCGTCGATGGTCGGCACTTCAACCTCGACGCCCAGCGCCGCCTGCGCCACATTGAGCGGCAATTCGAGGATGATGTCGTTGCCCTCGCGGATAAAGTATGGATGCGGTTGCACGTCGATCACGACATACAGATTGCCGTATGGTCCGCCGCGTGGACCGGCATCCCCCTCACCGCTGATCCGAATCTGTGATGAGTTATCGACGCCAGGCGGAACGCGCACTGTTATCTTGCGCGTCTGACGCACCCGTCCTTCGCCACGGCACTCACGACACGGAATTGCGATCACCGTGCCCTCACCACGGCACATATCGCAGGTTGTCACCGTCACCATGTTGAAGAGTGGCGCACGCTGGCGAATTTCACCAAGACCGCCGCACTTCGGACAGCGCACCGGTTCGGTACCCGGCTCAGCGCCGCTGCCACGGCATGCGGGACAGGTCTCCAACCGGCGGAACTCGATCGTCTTTTCAACGCCGAAGACGGCCTCTTCAAATGAGATCGACAACGTATAGCGCAGATCGGCGCCGCGCTGCGGACCACGCTGCGATCCCCGCATCGTCCCGCCGAAGAAGGTTTCAAAGATCGAACTGAACGGGTCCGCACTGGAGAACGGATCAAACCCCGGCGCCGCCGTAGGACCGGCGTGACCGAAGCGATCATACATGGACCGTTTCTCCGGGTCGGACAGCACCTCATACGCCTCGTTGATCTCCTTGAATTTCGCCTCCGCGTCTGGCGCTTTATTGACATCGGGGTGATACTGGCGCGCCAGACGACGGAACGCCTTCTTGATCTCGTCCTGCGAGGCGTTGCGCTGAACGCCCAACACTTCATAGTAATCGCGCTTCACTGCCATATGCCGCCTCAGCAACGCTCAAGGGGTGTCCTGAGCGTTCAATGTGCACGACCCGCTTCCTCATCCTGATCGCTGCGCGCAGCAGTCATTTGCGCCAGTTGCTGCAACGCAACCGTAAGTTCCGCCGTTCGATTACGTATCTCGTTCCTGTCGTCACCCTCGATCGCCAGGCGCACCGCTGCAATCCGCTCCTGGATACGGACACGCACCGTCTCATCCGCCGTCTCACCAGCTTCGCGCAGTGCACGCTCGGCATTGTAGACAACGCTATCTGCGGCATTGCGCGCCGCGATCAGGTCACGACGCTGCCGATCCTCTTCGGCGTACTGATCCGCCTCTGCGATCATCCGCTGAATCTCATCCTCTGAAAGACCAGACGAAGCGGTGATCGTAATATGCTGCGCAACTCCGGTTCGTTTATCAGTTGCTGAGACACTTAAGAGACCGTTCGCATCGATATCGAACGTCACCTCAATCTGTGGTACGCCGCGCGGCGCTGGCGGGATGCCATCGAGCACGAAGCGACCGAGGGATTTATTGGCGCGCGCCTCGGCGCGCTCGCCCTGCAGCACATGGATCTCGACGCTGCTCTGATTATCCGAAGCCGTTGAGAAAACCTGGCTCTTGCGAGTTGGAATAGTTGTATTCCGCTCGATCAGCGGCGTCATCACGCCGCCGAGCGTTTCGATGCCGAGTGTCAGCGGCGTCACATCGAGCAGCACCACGTTTCCGACCTCCCCCGCCAGAACACCCGCCTGAATTGCGGCGCCAATCGCCACAACCTCGTCCGGATTCACACCCCGATGCGGCTCCCGGTTGAAGAAACGCCGCACCATCTCCTGCACTGCCGGCATGCGCGTCTGCCCGCCGACCAGCACCACCGCATCAATGTCGTTTGGGCGCACCCCGGCATCAACAAGCGCCTGACGCATGGGACCGATGGTGCGCTCGATCAGATCACCCGTCAACTGCTCCAGGCGAGCGCGGGTAAGCGTCAGGTTCAAGTGCCGCGGACCACTGGCGTCGGCGGTGATGAACGGCAGACTGATGTCGGTTTGCAACACCGTCGAGAGTTCCTGCTTGGCCTTTTCGGCAGCCTCCTTCAGGCGTTGCAGCGCCGTCCGATCGGTACGCAGATCGATACCGGTCTCTTTCTTGAACTCGGTCGCCATCCAATCCATGATCCGCTGATCGAAATCATCGCCGCCGAGGTGAGTATCGCCATTCGTTGCTCGCACCTCGAAGACGCCGTCACCGAGTTCAAGGATCGAGATATCGAACGTCCCGCCGCCGAGATCGTAGACCGCAATCAGATGATTATGCCTGTTCTGATCGAGACCATACGCAAGCGCCGAAGCGGTCGGCTCATTAATAATGCGCACCACATCCAGCCCGGCGATCCGACCGGCGTCGCGCGTCGCCTGACGTTGACTATCGTTGAAGTAGGCAGGAACCGTAATAACTGCCTGCGTCACCGGTTCGCCGAGGTACGCCTCGGCGTCGGCTTTGAGTTTTTGCAGCACAAACGCCGAGATCTCCTGCGGGCTATAGTCGCGCCCGGCCAGATGCACCCAGGCATCGCCATTCGGCGCTTCCACCAGGCGATACGGCATCAGCGACCGGCTCTTCTGCACCGCCGGGTCGGACAGTTTGCGCCCGATGAACCGCTTGACGGAAAAGATCGTATGCTCCGGGTTGACCACCGCCTGACGCCTGGCAACCTGCCCGACCAGGCGTTCACCCGCCTTATTGATCGCCACCACCGAAGGAGTAAGGCGGCTCCCCTCGGCATTGGCAATGACCACCGGTTCGCCGCCTTCCATCACCGCGACGACGGAGTTGGTCGTGCCAAGGTCGATGCCAATGATTTTACCCATGCGGCGTCTCTGAGTCTGACGATTGCTTCTTCCCCTGGCTGACCTTCACCATCGCCGGGCGCAACACGCGGTCGCGCAGCAGATAACCGTGCTGCAACTCGGCAATCACCCTGCCATCCTCGCCATCCTCCGACGGCTCATAGATAATTGCCTCGTGCCGGTTTGGATCGAACGGCTCCCCCACCGTCTGCATGCGGGAAACCCCCTCACTTTCAAGGATCGCCTGCAACTTCTGCGGAATGAGTTTGAACCCGCCATACCAGGGGGTTTCGGCAACCTCGGGCGTCACGCTTGCCATCGCACGCTCGAGATCATCCATCACCGGCAACAGTTTAAGGAGCAGCGCAGCGCTGGCGCTGCGGATCAACTCGGCGCGTTCCTGGTCGGTGCGCCGCTTAAAGTTTTTATAATCCGCCACTGCACGCAACCAGTTGTCGCGCAGTTCGGCATTTTCACGCTCCAGTTCAGCAATCCGCGCCTGTAACGCCTCGACGCTCAGAGGCGCTGCGCCCTCTTCAACAGGAGCTGCAGGTGTCGTCGCCTCCTGACCGTCAGTCGTTGTTTCAGGCTGTTCTTCGTGCGGTCGTGGTTGCAATTGTTCCGACATGCGGATCGACCTCCCCTCACAGGGTTAATAATCAGGGTTCACTATTCAAGCGGTTTGCGCCCTCGATGCCGTAGAGTTCCGCCAGCAGATCACTCATCACTGCCGAGATGTAGCGCACCGCTGAAATGGCGCGCGGGTACGCCATGCGTGTCGGACCGATCACACCGAGCACGCCGACGATCTCGCCGCCGCCATAGCGCGAGAGCACGACGCTATACTCACGCATTTCATCATAACTATGTTCGCCGCCGATCACCACCTGAACGCCGCTGCTGGAGAGCGCACGCGGTATCAGCGTCCCAAGCGCCCGACCGCTCTGCAGGATCTCGACCATCCGACGCACCCGCTCGACACGCGAGAACTCAGGCTGGTTCAGGATTTCGATCAAGCCATCGCTGTGTATATCACTGCTGATATGCTCGTTGAACTGATGCATCGCTTTCACGACCAGATCGAGCACCTGACAGACGAGTGCGTTGCCGCCGGGCGGTTCTTGCGCCCGTTCCTGCTTCAACACCTCCTCGATCCGCTCGACCGGCGCATCGCAGCAGCGTTCGTTGATCTGCGCAGCGCAGCGACTCAACTCCTCCTGCGTCATTGCCACATCGAGCGTCAGCGTTTGTTGCCGGATCGTGCCGTCGTGCAACACCAGCACCATAAGCGCCGTTGTCTCGTGGATCGCGATCAGCTCCAGATGCTTCAGGCGCGCCTGTTGTGCGCGCGGCGGCGTTACGACCGAGGCGTTCTGGGCAGTGCGCGCCAGCACTGCGCCCGCCAGCTGGATCCACTGATCGAGCTCGCTGCGCACCTGATAGAACTGGTGACGGATCGTGCGTTGCTCCGTCGCCGAAAGCGGCGTGCGATCCATCAGGTTCTCGACAAAATAACGGTACCCCGCATCGGTCGGCACGCGCCCGGCCGATGTGTGCAGATGCGTCAGATATCCGAGCTCTTCCAGCGCCGCCAGCTCATTTCGCACGGTCGCAGGCGATACATTGAGCCTGTATTTGCGCACCAGCAGATCCGATGCTACCGGTTGCGAACTCTCAATGAACTCCTGGATCGCCAGTTTCAGGATCAGCCGGCGGCGATCGGTCAGATCGGTCGTCATAGACTGTTCCTCTGGCACATTCTATGCGGCAGAAGCCACGATGCGCCTTACATGATATCGTCAACGATTTGACGCTCCTGAGAGCCGCCTCTGACCGCTGCCTCGTGCATCCTTCTGCTCACTCCACGCTTACGTGACGCTTTCTCGCTCCATTGGAGGCATGTTAGCACTCTCGACTATTGAGTGCTAGCGCTCCAGGCTAAACGATTGGCGTGCCTTCGCACGCCATCGCGTGTTGTATTGTATCATACTTCCTGCTCGCTCTGCAACGATGGATCAACAGGTAAGTGTTCACATGTCTCCTGGGAGCGAGGGCATCTTGCCCTCGCAGGCGCGACGAGGGCGGGACGCCCTCGTTCCCAGGCGCGTATGTTACCTCAGGTGCGAACGGTTACATCAAGGAGAAATACGCTTGGAATCGCTCATTATCATTCTCGTCGCCGCAATTGCGGTGTACATCGTCTTCAAGATCGTGGTCGGCATTCTGCGCTTTATCATCTCACTGGCGATCATCGGCGTCGCTGTCTTTCTGCTGGTGCAGTTTCTTTCCTGAACGAACAGCGCCGGAATTGCACGTCATCTGCAAGGCTGATATAATAACGACTGCGATGGAGACGACCCGGAGGAAGCCGGCAATCGGTGAGTCGCCGGTCGGTGCATGGCGATTGCAGCGCACCCATTGAATCCCTCCTGAGTCGCACAGGTAAAGGTCGCCTGCCCTGATTGACGCCGGAAGCGCCTGGTATCGCGCGTCGCGGCGAATGAATGAAGGTGGCGCTACGGGGTGGAGAACTCCTCGTCCTTCGCGGACGCGGGGTTTTTTATTGAACGACGGTGATATGCAACAACGCCTGGCAAACGCTGCGCTGACGCTGCTCTATCGCATCGCCCACGCAGCGCGCGATCTGCTCTGGAGCGTTGCGCGTCCTTCGCTCCTCGGCGTGCGTGCGCTTGTCCTGCGCGACAATGAGGTGCTGCTCGTGCGCCATCGCGGCGGCGCCACACCCTGGGGATTGCCCGGCGGCGCGGTCGATCCGCATGAGCGGCTGGAAGAGGCGGCACGACGCGAGGTCTATGAAGAATCGGGCGTGCCTGCCGAGTTTCAGCGCGTGCTCGGCGTGTACGACGCCTTTCGCTTCACCTTCGTCAATTACATTATTGTCTTCGTCTTCAAAGCGCAGGGCAATCCGACTGCACCGCGTTCAATCGAGATCGCTGACGCGCGCTTTTTTCCGCTCGATGCCCTGCCCGAGGGTATCGACCCCGGATCGCGCCGCCGGATCGAGGAATATCGGTCGGGCGCAGCCGGGATTTCAGCACTGTGGTAGGATGCGATACGCTGTGGAAACCAATCTGGAGTGATTATGCCTGCATATACGCCTATTCTGGCAACGCTTGGCTATGTCATGTCGCCCGATGGTGCATCGGTGCTGATGGTGCACCGCAACGCCCGCCCGGATGATGTCCACTACGGCAAGTACAACGGTCTGGGCGGGAAACTGCACTCCCACGAGGATGTCGTGAGTGGCATGAAACGCGAGATCCGCGAGGAGGCCGGTATCGAGGCGGACGACCTGGTGCTGCGCGGCGTTCTCAACTGGCCCGGCTTCGGCAAAAACGAAGAGGATTGGTTTGCCTTCGTCTTCCGCATTGACCGCTGGAGCGGAACGCCGTTCACCAGCAATCCCGAAGGCGACCTGGAGTGGGTGCCGGTTGCACGCCTGCACGAACTCAACCTGTGGGACAATGACCGCCTGTGGATCGATATGGTCTTCGCGCGTGATCATCGGACATTCTTCGGCGTCGCACCCTACAAGAACGGCAAAATGGTGTCGTGGAGCTACGTGCTGCTCTGAAAGGAATCGCCAATGCTGGACATTCGACTGATCCGTGAGCAACCCGATCTGGTTAAAGCGTCGCTCGGGCGAACCGGCGTCGATCCGGCGCAGGTCGATGCGGTGCTGGCATACGACGAGCAACGCCGCGCGCTGCTGCGTGAGGTGGAACAACTCAAAGCGTTGCGGAATGCAGTCTCGAAAGAGATCGGCAAAATGAGCGATGCGGCCGCACGCGACGCGAAGATCGCCGAAATGCGCGCCGTCGGTGATCGCATTGCCGAACTGGACCGCGAACTTGCAGCGGTCGAAGAACAGCAGTACGCTGCGCTCATGGAACTGCGCAACCTGCCGCACCCCTCGGTTCCCGACGGACCCGACGAGACGTACAACGTGGTGATTGCGCAGGAAGGCGAACCGCGCACCTTCGATTTCACCCCCAAACCGCACTGGGAACTGGGTGAGGCGCTCGACATCATCGACTTCGAGCGGGGCGTCAAACTGTCGGGATCGCGCTTCTACGTGCTCAAAGGACCGGGCGCCCGCCTGCAACGCGCTCTCATCCAGTGGATGCTCGACCTGCACGGCAAACAGGGATACGACGAGGTCTACACGCCGTTTGTGGTCAAAGAGCAGTGTATGTGGGGCGCACGTCAACTGCCCAAGTTCCGCGACAACCTCTACCGTGACGTGGAAGATGACCTGTGGCTGGTGCCAACTGCCGAGGTGCCGGTGACCAATCTGCACCGCGATGAAATCCTGGACGCCGACCAGTTGCCATTGCGCTATTGCGCGTACACCCCCTGCTTCCGTCGTGAGAAGATGAGCGCCGGGCGCGACGTGCGCGGTATCAAGCGCGGGCATCAGTTCGACAAGGTCGAAATGTACATGTTCGTTCGCCCGGAGACCAGTTACGATGAACTCGAAAAACTGCGCGCCGACGCCGAGGAAACCTGTCGCCTGCTGGGATTGCCCTTCCGCACCAAGGAACTCTGCACCGGCGACCTGGGGTTTGCCGCCACACGCACCTACGACATCGAAGTCTGGGCGCCGGGCCAGGGCGAGTGGCTCGAGGTCAGTTCCTGTTCAAACGTCGAAGCCTTTCAGGCGCGTGCAGCGAATATCCGCTACCGTCCGGAACCCGGCGCGCGCCCCGAGTATGTTCACACGCTGAATGGCTCAGGATTGGGCTTGCCGCGCACCCTCATCGCCATTCTCGAAAACTATCAGCAGGCGGACGGCAGCGTTGTCATCCCCGAGGTGCTGCGCCCGTACATGGGCGGTATCGAAGTCATTCGCCGGACATGACAAGAGTTGCCGGATACGAACAGGTGTGCTATTATTTTGCATGCGATGACTTCGCTGCAAAAACGCACCGCCGGGGCGCCGGGCGCGCAGAGAATTTCAAACATATGCGCAGCGAAGCATGATGCGTTGGGGGGACTCGCTGGGGCATTGTCCGCTGCGAACGCTGCGCCGCTGCGGTGACATGCCCTTTGTGCAGCGGACTCATGCGATGATCTGCCTGATAAGGGTAAAAGATGCGGAGATTGCCGGGCATTTCTCTGAGGTGTAACGCGCAACACACCGCCGGGGCGCCGGGAGCGTAGGGCGAAAAGAAACAGATCCACGTCCGCTGCGCCGCTACGGTGCACCACGCAACACACCACAAATCCCTGCTCTCCACACCTCAGTGGTGAATCCACACGATGCAACGGCATCGTCCCGGGCAGGCTGGACGAAAGAACGCTGCTGGCAGCAGGAGGATCACAGTGACACGTGTCGAAGAAAAGGTGCGACGCGGCTTCGATCTGATACGGCGCGCAGGGGACGACAGCGACCTGCTCGGTGCGGCGCTCCTGGCATTCCACAGCGCCCTGTCCGATCACCTGGACGCCGAGCTGCGCCGCAGCCCCTTGTTGAGCGATGCCGAGCGCGAGGCGATTGACGAAGGAACCCTCGGAT
Encoded here:
- the grpE gene encoding nucleotide exchange factor GrpE, producing MSEQLQPRPHEEQPETTTDGQEATTPAAPVEEGAAPLSVEALQARIAELERENAELRDNWLRAVADYKNFKRRTDQERAELIRSASAALLLKLLPVMDDLERAMASVTPEVAETPWYGGFKLIPQKLQAILESEGVSRMQTVGEPFDPNRHEAIIYEPSEDGEDGRVIAELQHGYLLRDRVLRPAMVKVSQGKKQSSDSETPHG
- the hrcA gene encoding heat-inducible transcriptional repressor HrcA, whose product is MTTDLTDRRRLILKLAIQEFIESSQPVASDLLVRKYRLNVSPATVRNELAALEELGYLTHLHTSAGRVPTDAGYRYFVENLMDRTPLSATEQRTIRHQFYQVRSELDQWIQLAGAVLARTAQNASVVTPPRAQQARLKHLELIAIHETTALMVLVLHDGTIRQQTLTLDVAMTQEELSRCAAQINERCCDAPVERIEEVLKQERAQEPPGGNALVCQVLDLVVKAMHQFNEHISSDIHSDGLIEILNQPEFSRVERVRRMVEILQSGRALGTLIPRALSSSGVQVVIGGEHSYDEMREYSVVLSRYGGGEIVGVLGVIGPTRMAYPRAISAVRYISAVMSDLLAELYGIEGANRLNSEP
- a CDS encoding NUDIX domain-containing protein, giving the protein MQQRLANAALTLLYRIAHAARDLLWSVARPSLLGVRALVLRDNEVLLVRHRGGATPWGLPGGAVDPHERLEEAARREVYEESGVPAEFQRVLGVYDAFRFTFVNYIIVFVFKAQGNPTAPRSIEIADARFFPLDALPEGIDPGSRRRIEEYRSGAAGISALW
- a CDS encoding NUDIX hydrolase, whose amino-acid sequence is MPAYTPILATLGYVMSPDGASVLMVHRNARPDDVHYGKYNGLGGKLHSHEDVVSGMKREIREEAGIEADDLVLRGVLNWPGFGKNEEDWFAFVFRIDRWSGTPFTSNPEGDLEWVPVARLHELNLWDNDRLWIDMVFARDHRTFFGVAPYKNGKMVSWSYVLL
- the serS gene encoding serine--tRNA ligase, which produces MLDIRLIREQPDLVKASLGRTGVDPAQVDAVLAYDEQRRALLREVEQLKALRNAVSKEIGKMSDAAARDAKIAEMRAVGDRIAELDRELAAVEEQQYAALMELRNLPHPSVPDGPDETYNVVIAQEGEPRTFDFTPKPHWELGEALDIIDFERGVKLSGSRFYVLKGPGARLQRALIQWMLDLHGKQGYDEVYTPFVVKEQCMWGARQLPKFRDNLYRDVEDDLWLVPTAEVPVTNLHRDEILDADQLPLRYCAYTPCFRREKMSAGRDVRGIKRGHQFDKVEMYMFVRPETSYDELEKLRADAEETCRLLGLPFRTKELCTGDLGFAATRTYDIEVWAPGQGEWLEVSSCSNVEAFQARAANIRYRPEPGARPEYVHTLNGSGLGLPRTLIAILENYQQADGSVVIPEVLRPYMGGIEVIRRT